Proteins encoded in a region of the Planctomycetia bacterium genome:
- a CDS encoding 3-ketoacyl-ACP reductase, translating to MPDHPPGLDLTPGTVAAATGQVALVLGGTGRLGSAVVRSLAGRGFSLAIHGHRGLVAARAAAESLTAAGLPSLAVTANLRDEGATRTAVHRVAGHFGRLDVLVNCAGMHRAVAIDDLSADDLHAHYDVNVVAPFLAAAEAGRLMARQPDGGAIVLVAAGCSGKVPPGATAALASQAAVPVLARALAGEYATIGGPVRVNCVLWNGSAESGPEPTPVIDATAQAIVAIVENRGLSGSCLTL from the coding sequence ATGCCCGACCATCCACCCGGACTCGATCTCACCCCCGGCACCGTCGCGGCGGCGACCGGGCAGGTGGCGCTCGTCCTCGGCGGCACGGGCCGGCTGGGTTCGGCCGTGGTCCGGAGCCTGGCCGGACGCGGGTTTTCGCTCGCGATCCATGGTCATCGCGGTCTGGTGGCGGCCCGCGCCGCCGCCGAGTCGCTCACGGCGGCCGGGCTGCCGAGCCTCGCCGTGACGGCGAACCTTCGCGACGAGGGGGCGACCCGGACCGCCGTGCACCGCGTCGCCGGTCACTTCGGCCGGCTCGACGTGCTCGTGAACTGCGCCGGGATGCACCGGGCGGTCGCGATCGACGACCTCTCGGCCGACGACCTGCATGCCCACTACGACGTCAACGTGGTCGCCCCCTTCCTGGCGGCGGCCGAGGCGGGCCGGCTGATGGCACGACAGCCGGACGGCGGCGCGATCGTGCTCGTGGCCGCCGGCTGCTCCGGCAAGGTTCCGCCGGGTGCGACGGCGGCGCTTGCGAGTCAGGCCGCCGTGCCCGTGCTGGCACGGGCGCTGGCCGGCGAATATGCGACGATCGGCGGTCCGGTCAGGGTGAACTGCGTCCTCTGGAACGGGTCGGCCGAGAGCGGCCCGGAGCCGACCCCGGTCATCGACGCGACCGCGCAGGCGATCGTCGCGATCGTCGAGAATCGCGGCCTGTCGGGAAGTTGCCTGACGCTGTGA